A region from the Pseudomonas cucumis genome encodes:
- the tldD gene encoding metalloprotease TldD, whose product MSELLSSVSEHLLAPGGVTIESLQGVLGDLAGPGIDAADLYFQGQISESWALEDGIVKEGSFNLDQGVGVRAQSGEKTGFAYSNAITLEALGAAARAARSISRAGQNGTVQAFTTQDVAQLYGPDNPLEVMTRAEKVELLKRIDVATRALDPRIQQVTVSMAGVWERILIASTDGGLAADVRPLVRFNVSVIVEQNGRRERGGHGGGGRTDYRYFLSDDRAMGYAREALRQALVNLEAIPAPAGTLPVVLGSGWSGVLLHEAVGHGLEGDFNRKGSSAYSGRMGEMVASKLCTIVDDGTLAGRRGSLSVDDEGTPTECTTLIENGVLKGYMQDKLNARLMGVARTGNGRRESYAHLPMPRMTNTYMLGGESDPAEIIASVKKGIYCANLGGGQVDITSGKFVFSTSEAYLIEDGKITAPVKGATLIGNGPEAMSKVSMVGNDLALDSGVGTCGKDGQSVPVGVGQPTLKIDAITVGGTGA is encoded by the coding sequence ATGAGCGAGTTGTTGTCCTCCGTCAGTGAACACCTCCTGGCGCCCGGCGGCGTAACGATCGAGAGCCTGCAAGGTGTGCTCGGCGATCTGGCTGGCCCGGGCATCGATGCCGCCGACCTGTATTTCCAGGGGCAGATTTCCGAATCCTGGGCACTGGAAGACGGGATCGTCAAGGAAGGCAGCTTCAACCTCGACCAAGGTGTCGGCGTGCGTGCGCAATCGGGCGAAAAAACCGGTTTCGCCTACAGCAATGCGATCACCCTCGAAGCGCTGGGCGCGGCGGCCCGTGCGGCCCGTTCGATTTCCCGGGCCGGGCAGAACGGCACCGTGCAGGCGTTCACCACCCAGGATGTCGCCCAGTTATATGGGCCGGACAACCCCTTGGAAGTGATGACCCGTGCCGAGAAAGTCGAGCTGCTCAAGCGTATCGACGTGGCGACCCGTGCCCTCGACCCGCGTATCCAGCAAGTCACCGTGAGCATGGCCGGGGTCTGGGAACGGATTTTGATTGCTTCCACCGACGGCGGGCTGGCGGCGGATGTGCGACCGCTGGTGCGTTTCAACGTCAGTGTGATCGTCGAGCAGAATGGCCGTCGTGAACGCGGCGGTCATGGCGGTGGCGGTCGTACCGATTACCGCTATTTCCTCAGCGACGACCGCGCCATGGGCTATGCCCGCGAAGCGTTGCGTCAGGCGCTGGTGAATCTGGAAGCCATTCCGGCCCCGGCCGGTACGTTGCCGGTGGTGTTGGGTTCGGGTTGGTCCGGCGTGTTGCTGCACGAAGCCGTCGGCCATGGCCTGGAAGGCGATTTCAACCGCAAGGGCAGTTCGGCCTACAGCGGGCGCATGGGCGAGATGGTTGCCTCGAAGCTCTGCACCATCGTCGATGACGGCACCCTCGCCGGGCGTCGTGGTTCGCTGAGCGTCGACGACGAAGGCACCCCGACCGAGTGCACCACGCTGATCGAAAACGGCGTGCTCAAAGGTTATATGCAGGACAAGCTCAACGCGCGCCTGATGGGCGTGGCCCGCACCGGCAACGGTCGTCGCGAGTCCTACGCGCACCTGCCGATGCCGCGCATGACCAACACTTACATGCTCGGTGGCGAAAGCGACCCGGCGGAAATCATCGCCTCGGTGAAAAAAGGCATCTACTGCGCCAACCTCGGCGGCGGTCAGGTGGACATCACCAGCGGCAAGTTCGTGTTCTCCACCAGCGAGGCGTACCTGATCGAAGACGGCAAGATTACTGCCCCGGTCAAAGGCGCGACGTTGATCGGCAACGGGCCGGAAGCCATGAGCAAGGTGTCGATGGTCGGTAACGATCTGGCGCTGGACAGCGGTGTGGGAACGTGTGGCAAGGATGGGCAGTCGGTGCCGGTGGGTGTCGGCCAGCCAACGCTGAAAATCGATGCGATTACCGTGGGTGGCACGGGCGCGTAA
- the yjgA gene encoding ribosome biogenesis factor YjgA: protein MVDSYDDSLDTGEKSKSQVKRELHALVDLGERLTTLKPDLLAKLPLTDAMRRALADAPKHTANIARKRHLMFIGKLMRDQDTDAILTLLDQLDASTRQYNERFHGLERWRDRLIAGDDAVLEKFVLDYPEADRQQLRSLIRQAQHELATNKPPASSRKIFKYIRELDETQRGLR, encoded by the coding sequence ATGGTTGATTCTTACGACGACTCCCTCGATACGGGAGAAAAAAGCAAATCCCAGGTTAAACGTGAGCTGCATGCTCTGGTTGACCTTGGCGAGCGCCTTACAACACTCAAGCCTGACTTGCTGGCAAAACTGCCGTTGACCGACGCTATGCGCCGGGCCCTGGCCGATGCGCCCAAGCACACCGCGAATATCGCGCGTAAACGGCACCTTATGTTCATCGGCAAACTGATGCGCGATCAGGACACTGACGCCATTCTGACTCTGCTCGATCAACTGGATGCCTCCACTCGGCAGTACAACGAACGTTTCCATGGCCTGGAACGCTGGCGCGATCGCTTGATCGCGGGCGACGATGCAGTCCTGGAGAAGTTCGTGCTCGACTACCCGGAAGCTGATCGTCAGCAATTGCGCTCCCTGATCCGTCAGGCCCAGCACGAACTGGCGACCAACAAGCCACCGGCTTCGAGCCGTAAAATCTTCAAGTACATCCGTGAGCTGGACGAGACTCAACGCGGTCTGCGTTAA
- the pmbA gene encoding metalloprotease PmbA, protein MSAVESVGPQALPALQEQVEQIIAEAKRQGASACEVAVSLEQGLSTTVRQREVETVEFNRDQGFGITLYVGQRKGSASTSASGSEAIRETVAAALAIAKHTSEDEASGLADAALMAKDLQDFDLFHQWDITPEQAIEQALACEAAAFATDSRITNADGTTLNTHQGCRVYGNSHGFIGGYASTRHSLSCVMIAEADGQMQRDYWYDVNRQGNLLASAQSIGQRAAQRAASRLGARPVPTCEVPVLFSAELAGGLFGSFLSAISGGNLYRKSSFLEGTLGQKLFPEWLTLDERPHLMRALGSSAFDGDGLATYAKPFVEKGELVSYILGTYSGRKLGMPSTANAGGVHNLFVTHGDEDQAALLRRMGRGLLVTELMGQGLNMVTGDYSRGAAGFWVENGEIQFAVQEVTIAGNMRDMFKQIIAVGNDLELRSNIRTGSVLIERMTVAGS, encoded by the coding sequence ATGAGTGCAGTTGAAAGCGTCGGCCCACAAGCGTTGCCGGCACTGCAAGAACAAGTCGAGCAGATCATCGCTGAAGCCAAGCGCCAGGGCGCCAGTGCCTGTGAAGTGGCCGTGTCGCTGGAGCAGGGCCTGTCGACCACGGTGCGTCAGCGGGAAGTCGAAACCGTTGAGTTCAATCGCGATCAGGGCTTTGGCATCACCTTGTATGTGGGGCAGCGCAAAGGCTCGGCCAGTACCTCGGCCAGCGGTTCGGAAGCGATTCGCGAAACCGTCGCCGCCGCGCTGGCCATTGCCAAGCACACCTCCGAAGACGAAGCCTCGGGCCTGGCGGATGCCGCGTTGATGGCCAAGGATCTGCAGGATTTCGACCTGTTCCATCAATGGGACATTACCCCGGAGCAAGCCATCGAGCAGGCTTTGGCCTGTGAAGCGGCGGCGTTTGCCACCGATAGCCGGATCACGAATGCCGACGGCACCACACTCAATACTCATCAGGGCTGCCGAGTTTACGGTAACAGCCACGGTTTTATCGGTGGTTACGCGTCGACTCGTCACAGCCTCAGCTGCGTGATGATCGCCGAAGCCGATGGCCAGATGCAGCGCGATTACTGGTATGACGTGAACCGTCAGGGCAATTTGCTGGCCTCTGCGCAGAGCATCGGCCAGCGTGCCGCGCAACGGGCGGCGAGCCGTCTGGGTGCGCGTCCCGTACCGACCTGCGAAGTGCCGGTACTGTTTTCCGCGGAACTGGCCGGTGGCTTGTTCGGCAGTTTCCTGTCGGCGATTTCCGGCGGCAATCTGTATCGCAAATCATCGTTCCTCGAAGGCACGCTGGGGCAAAAGTTGTTCCCGGAATGGTTGACCCTCGATGAACGTCCGCACCTGATGCGCGCCCTGGGCAGTTCGGCCTTCGACGGCGATGGCCTGGCGACCTACGCCAAGCCGTTCGTGGAGAAGGGCGAGTTGGTGTCCTACATACTCGGCACTTACTCCGGTCGCAAGCTAGGCATGCCGAGCACCGCCAACGCCGGCGGCGTGCACAACTTGTTCGTCACCCATGGCGACGAAGATCAGGCAGCCTTGCTGCGTCGCATGGGCCGTGGCCTGCTGGTCACCGAACTGATGGGGCAGGGCCTGAACATGGTCACTGGCGATTACTCCCGTGGCGCGGCGGGTTTCTGGGTCGAGAACGGCGAAATCCAGTTCGCGGTCCAGGAAGTGACCATCGCCGGCAACATGCGCGACATGTTCAAGCAGATCATTGCGGTCGGTAATGACCTGGAGTTGCGCAGCAACATTCGCACCGGGTCGGTGTTGATCGAGCGGATGACGGTGGCGGGTAGCTAA
- a CDS encoding class II fumarate hydratase gives MNNTRIERDSMGELQVPIDALYGAQTQRAVDNFPISGKPMPVQFIRALILAKAAAARANVELKQISESQGKAIVDAAQGLLEGDFMQHFPVDIFQTGSGTSSNMNANEVIATLASRLLGEPVNPNDHVNCGQSSNDIIPTTIHVSAALSLHEQLLPALVHLVQVIEHKAEQVHPFVKTGRTHLMDAMPVRMSQVLNGWAQQLKANIGHLQDLLPSLQSLAQGGTAVGTGINAHPQFAARFSQQLSQLTQVQFTPGKDLFALIGSQDTAVSVSGQLKATAVSLMKIANDLRWMNSGPLAGLGEIELEALQPGSSIMPGKVNPVIPEATAMVAAQVIGNDTVITVAGQSGNFELNVMLPIIAQNLLSSIELLANVSRLLGDKVIASFKVNEARLKEALSRNPILVTALNPIIGYQKAAEIAKKAYQQGRPVIDVALEHTDLTRNQLEELLNPEKLTAGGV, from the coding sequence ATGAATAACACACGTATCGAACGCGACAGCATGGGCGAATTACAGGTCCCGATTGATGCTTTGTATGGCGCACAGACCCAGCGCGCGGTGGATAACTTCCCGATCAGCGGCAAACCGATGCCCGTGCAGTTCATCCGGGCGCTGATTCTGGCCAAGGCTGCTGCCGCCCGAGCCAACGTCGAGCTCAAACAGATCAGCGAATCCCAGGGCAAGGCGATCGTCGACGCGGCTCAAGGCCTGCTCGAAGGCGACTTCATGCAGCACTTCCCGGTGGATATCTTCCAGACCGGTTCCGGCACCAGCTCCAACATGAACGCCAACGAAGTGATCGCTACCTTGGCCAGCCGCTTGTTGGGCGAGCCGGTCAATCCCAACGATCACGTCAATTGCGGTCAGAGCAGCAACGACATCATCCCGACCACCATCCATGTCAGCGCCGCACTGAGCTTGCATGAGCAGTTGCTGCCGGCGCTGGTGCATCTGGTGCAGGTGATCGAACACAAGGCCGAGCAGGTTCATCCGTTCGTCAAAACCGGGCGTACCCATTTGATGGACGCCATGCCCGTGCGCATGAGTCAGGTGCTCAATGGTTGGGCGCAACAGCTCAAGGCCAATATCGGTCACCTGCAGGATCTGCTGCCAAGCCTGCAGTCCCTGGCCCAGGGCGGCACGGCGGTGGGGACCGGGATCAATGCCCATCCGCAGTTTGCAGCGCGTTTCAGCCAACAGCTCAGCCAACTGACCCAGGTGCAGTTCACGCCGGGCAAGGACCTGTTTGCGCTGATCGGCTCGCAGGACACGGCGGTCAGCGTTTCAGGGCAGCTCAAGGCCACGGCGGTTTCCTTGATGAAAATCGCCAACGACCTGCGCTGGATGAATTCCGGCCCGTTGGCCGGGCTCGGTGAAATCGAACTCGAAGCCTTGCAGCCCGGCTCGTCGATCATGCCCGGCAAGGTTAACCCGGTGATCCCGGAAGCTACCGCGATGGTCGCTGCTCAGGTGATCGGCAACGACACGGTGATCACCGTCGCCGGCCAGTCGGGCAATTTCGAGTTGAACGTCATGCTGCCGATCATCGCCCAGAACCTGCTGAGCAGTATCGAGTTGCTGGCCAACGTCAGCCGCTTGCTGGGCGACAAGGTTATCGCCAGCTTCAAGGTCAACGAGGCCCGGCTCAAGGAAGCGCTGTCGCGCAATCCGATTCTGGTCACTGCACTCAACCCGATCATTGGTTACCAAAAAGCCGCTGAGATTGCCAAGAAGGCTTATCAGCAGGGCCGGCCGGTAATCGATGTCGCCCTGGAACACACTGACCTGACGCGCAACCAACTGGAAGAATTGCTCAACCCAGAGAAGCTCACCGCAGGCGGTGTGTAA